Genomic window (Equus quagga isolate Etosha38 chromosome 12, UCLA_HA_Equagga_1.0, whole genome shotgun sequence):
CAACTGTAATGTTTCCCTACCTTCCTCTACGATGATGAAGGATCTTGGGAAGCTGAACTTGAATTCTCCTTTATTTCCCATCTTATGTTTTaggattgtctttattttcttatgtttatacTCCTACATGTTCATCATTATTGTTTATATAGTTTATTTGTATTTAGATTTTTCTCCCAtgtgccattttcttttctcaccatCATTTCTTATAACCTGATCCTCCTTTCTGGATTTTGTCCCCTTCTTCCTGAAGTGCATCCTTCAGTAATTCTCCTATAGTGCTTGGTATATAGAAAGTAATCAACAAATCcttattcattgaataaattaatttaatcaaaTGAGCATAGTTTAAATTACTTTAGGTATCTAGTTTGTGTATTCGAGTGACTTGTAGATCTTGCCTCATTTATCAGACAGGTAGACAAGACACCTGATTTTTGGAGCACTGGGGCCAGAGCACATTACCTGGGTTTAGTTAATACCATGAATCAAGAGGAAGGATAGAGAGAACCAAGGGCCTGAGcaccctcctctcttccctgctaTGTTTCCGTAGAGGTCTCTTTCTAATATCAGGGCTGTTGTTTTCAAGCATAAGCCTCTCTGCTTGCGAGGGCTAGACACTTGCCCAATTGGGAAAGCAATGTGGGAAGGCAGGCTCCTCCTACTGCAGAGTAATCTAATGGATGAGAGTGTGGGCCCAGAGTCAGACCACCTGGGATCTAGTTCTCTCATTACCACTCACTGGGCACATCAATTGGCCTCTCTTTGACTAAGTttcttcatccgtaaaatgaGGGTAGGAATGTATCTGTGTTGTAGCTCCGTTGTGAGtattgaatgagttaataaagataaagagcttagaacagtgccagcACCTGTAAGCACCCAACAGATGTGAGCTACGTTTGTTGTTATTGCATGTGCCTCTCTTGAGCTCCATCTCTCCCCTTGCTCTGGACCCCGGAATTGAATATGATTGTTCAAATTGGGATTTCATTTCAGGTTCATGGTGATGGAACATATAGACACAGGCAGACTACCAAGAGGCCTCATTCAAGATACATATTCAGATTTTACTCTGTGCTTTAAGCTGTCCCAAGCATCATATCCCATAGAaagccatattttcttttagggtTAGCCAAATTTCGTAGGAAAGTTCTCATTTTAGGTGGAACTTAGTTCCAAAGATTGATTGATTCAATAAGCTCATATTATTCAAGGCCCCAATGGCCTGAAACCATTCTTGCTTATTATTTGAATCCGTTGTCACAATTTGTTGAATCATACTTACTTTTTTATTTGGTGAGTGGAACATATAAGCGGGTGTGGAGGTGGTTATATtgtacataaatacatttttttgctCCTTCTAGTATGTAAGGAATTCTTGAACCGATTTTATAACTCCTTAATAACCAGAGGAGTCAGCTTTTCTCTGGACACCATAGAAAAAGAATTGATCGACTTTTGCTTGGATGTCAAAGGAAAAGAACACCGCCTGGTATGGTCAATTTTCACCTTTCATTTTTCCCTTGTGCTTGAAGAAAACTGCTAATAGTTTCATTTCTCATCTTGGACTTAACGTTCTCCTGTTTAGATGCCTGCCTCAAGCATGTTCATTGTAGACAGCAAGCAGAAATTAAGCTTTCAGTGAAATGTGGTCATGTGCATTTTCATCTAGAATGTATCtggtttcattttgctttctgaatAAACTACAGGCTGCCAATTCCATGTTTTcctaaatgaaattatacaattgAATTCCTAATGAGAATTTACGGTCTGAGTTAAGAGTGGTAGACTTTTCGTTTCTTACCAAAACAGTCAAGCCTATCGAAACATTTCATATCATTATTTATACATAACTAAGGAAGTATCTGTATTTTGTGGTAACAGTGTTTCATGGGTAAACGTAGATGACTTGTTTCAATATACTGTTTTACATCACTAAAGACAATTTTAGGCCAATTCATGTTGCCTAAAATTGTCCTGTTCAATTTGCTGGTTAAATTTGCATTGTTGACTGTCCACCACTGACACATTGTGGAACTCTTGGCATTTATTTGTGCcattaagttttatatttttaatcgtAAAATGTTAGGTCAGGTAGCTTAAAAGGCAGTATAGTGTGATGGAAAAGGGCAAGGATTCTAGAAGCAAATGCTAGATTTTTGAATTCAATCTCTTTTACTTGCTACTGGGGTGACCTCCAGTTGGCTTGggtataaaatggggatgatgatagcgcttacttcataggattgttgtgagaaataagttcataaatttaaaaccctgagaccagtgcctggcacagagaaagacTTAGCAAATGTTGGCTCTTCTGATTAGTCTTGGAGCATCATGTAGATTGTAGAGCACTTCTAATTAGGATGATCATGGGAATGGAGTCATTTGTTTCCTGGTGTCTTAGTCAGCAGGGGTTAAAATTGAATAGCTGGGCCACAAAAACTAGGTTAACCTCTTTCTTGCTTCTTGAAACTACATAACTTGCTTTTTTCAGTGTCTGGGACACTAaattttctccattctccttcagTGCTATTATCTAGGAGCAACAAAAGATGCAGCCACCAAGATCCTAAGCGAGGTCATACGCCCAATGAGTGTGCATATGCCTGCAGTGAAAATTTGTGAGAAGCTGAAGAAGATGGACAGCCAGATCTGTGAGCTGAAATATGGTATAATGGAGTCCAGTGTTTTCCCCCCAAATGTCCAAAGTATCGCCTATTCGATAAACATAGGCCGTGTTTCTAAAAAGTCAGTTTTAGAAGGAAAGGAATTCTCCATTTGCAAACAAGTTGCTGGGCTGCTGAATGGTGAGTGCCATTGGAGCTTCTTTTGGGGAAGAGAAATGAATACTGGCACAACCAGCATTAGGTAAAACTGTCAACCCAAATAGCAAAATTCAAACTCTTAAATTACCAAGGCAATGTTGACCATGTACGTCAAGGAAAGATTCAAAATATCAAGTGAGCAGCTGCTCATAACGATTTGGCTTTTGGTAACCTCTTAAGACAAAAGATTCAAAGGTGGTGTAAGGACTTTGAAGTTTTAAATGTGACCATATCTTTCTTCCTAGATTTGTCTGTCATTCTGCCAGTTTTAAATGTTAGGAAATAGGTTATTCACATCAAATCAGGTTTTCCCTGATAAAATAGCTGTATCAAGGGTGcccaaaataaaaaagcaaggaaaggaaggggatgtcctattttaaaatattatctttggcCTGTAAATTTCACATACATAGAGCTATTCTTACACTGAGAATTTGCATCTGGGCCGGCCTTTGGGATAGATTGATTAGGTATGATACAAGGCTGGGGGATGCCTCCCTAAGCCCATCCTTAGCACCTGAAATTCTACCAGAAAAGACCCATTTCTTGCTcacttgcttgcttgctttcctgtttttttgaggaacacttaccctgagctaacatcagctgccaatcctcctctttttgctcaggaagattggccctgagctaacatctgtgcccatgttcctctgctttatatatcggacacctgccacagcatggcttgatgagcggtgctaggtgcgcacccaggattccaactggtaaaccctgggctgctgaagcaaagtgcgtgcaaacttaaccggtatgccactgggctggctctagACCCATTTCTTTTGCTTAAGCCATTATTTTATGTTACATACCCAGTGTAGTACTGTAAACTACCTAAGTAATTAGCACCCAACTCTGAATTATTTTAGTCTGATTTTCCAACATAGCTGTGTAGTATGCCGATGCACTATAGCCATATAGCTggctttaaataaatttaaagctgGAAGATACCAAAGACAACCGGTTTCCCAATTTGCCAAGGGCGGGCCCTAACTTCCAGGCTAGTGATTATGGGGCACGCATCTCTTTTGTTGGTTTCCCAGGAATGAAGTAGAGGCAGGAACCACCGACTCCGTAAAAACAATATTCACAAAAGGGACAAACCTGTGCTGATTCTTTCATCGAACAAATTTATTTTGAgtaacatctactatgtgccaagggTCTTACTGGGCTCCTTgaataacagaaaaattaatCAGATATTATTGAGAAAAAATGATCACTTACTAATGTTTTGGCAATGCTGGCCACTAGAGGCCCTTGGGGAGCCATGAGCTAGGTTGGTGTCGACCTTTTCCTTGCAGTTTTAAGGTATCATAGAaattttcccccttttaaaatTAATGGCAGGTGCCAAGTTCTCTggaaaaactcaaagaaactATCGACACTTGCAAGAaagtatttttctccttcaacGGTTTATCTTGAATAGAACACTACTTCTAACTTCTTCTTCCCAGCTTGTTGTTGGCAGGAAAGTTGAGACTGAACAGGGGCCTACGAGCTGTGGGATATTAATAATCTGGGCTATAAAAGCGTCTGCTTTTAAAGGGAGCCTGTCAAGTAAGCCATGAAATTAACCAACAAGATAAGTGTAGGTCGGATTATGTTTTCAATTAGGAAGTTGTCATTTGGTTTTTGACCTGAAAGTTCTTGCttgctctgtttttaaaagaacagagatCACTATAAAAAGGTAAGGGTCTCTGGAGCACAGAGTGCAGCTGACGCTCGAAAtaaaaaaaaggctttaaaattcaacttttatttatttatttccagctttattgagatacaattgacatagaacattgcgtaagtttaaggtgtacaatgtgttgatttgatacacttatatattgcaaaataattatcaCCATGGCagtagctaacacctccatcatcacatcattaccatttcttttttgtgatgagaacatttaagatttactctctcagcaactttcaaacatataatacaatattattaaccataatcatcatgctgtatattagatgcCCAGAACCTATTCATCtgacaactggaagtttgtacccttttgccaacatctcccatttctcccacccccttgtccctggcaactgccattctactctttgtttccatgagttcagtttttttgaTTCTAtgtataagtgatatcatacagtatttgtcttgctctgtctgacttattccacttagcttaatgccctcaagagtctatccatattgttgcaaatggcaggattttcttctttctcatggctgaataaaatattccattgcgtatatataccacatcttctttatccattcaattgttggtggacacttaggttatttccatatcctTGCTATTGTGAATCgtcctgcaatgaacatgggagtgcagctacctcttcaatatcctgttttcctttcctttggatatataccaagaagtgggattgctggatcacgtggtaattctacttttaattttttaaggaacttccaaactgttttccatagtggctgtaccaatttgcattggTACAagggttaccttttctccacatcatcttcAACACTTgtctcttgtgtttttgatgaaagccattctaacaagtgtgagataatatctcattgtggtttgatttatatttccctgataaCTGGTGATGTtgggcaccttttcatgtacctgttggccatttgtatgtcttctttggagaaatgtctattcacttcctgtgcccattttttaattagattgtttggatgttttttgctattgaattgtatgaggtCTTTATATAGTTTAGACattagtcccttatcagatatattatttgcaaatattttctcccattcattttgtccatggtttcttttgctgtacaggagctttttagtttgatgtagtcccacttgttaatttttgttttgttacttgtACTTTTGATGTCGTAGCCAAAAATTCGCTGTTGAGACCAACGTTAAGGatcttttttcctgtattttattctgggattttttttaggccttacatttaactctttaatccatttcaagtgaATTTTTGTCAGtagtataagataggggtccagtttccttcttctgcatgtggttatccggTTTTCCAAACACTCTTTATTGAAGATACTATTCTTTCCCCGTTgagtattcttgactcctttgtccgATATTAGTTGTCCACATATGCAAGGTTTATttttgggttctctattctgttccattggtctgtgtgtttgtttttatgacagtaccatgctgttttgattagtatagttttgtaatatagtctgaaatcaggaagtgtgatgcctccagctttgttcttctttcttaggattgctttggctgtgaggggtcttttgtggctccatacaaattgagattttctgcttttgtaaaaaatgccattgaaattttgatagggattgcattgaatctgtagatggctttgggtagtatggacatttcaataatattaattcttctgatgcatgaacatgggatatctttccccttgtgtcctcttcaatttctttcatcaaagtcttatagtttttagtgtatagatctttcacctccttggttaaatttattcctaggtgtaaAATCCACTTTTGAATTAGAGTATGCTTATTGCAAATTCTTGATAAGTCACTTGACAATGATGTTAGGTTGTTAAAAGGTTTGAAATGCTGCATTCCATTAtgcagggaaaaaaagggaaaggactCTGCATGAGAAGTCCTAGGCTGCCACTAATTGTTTAATAAGTAAACTTAAATGTTGTCTCCATGTTCAAACAGACACCTGGTcttgaggaaggagaaggagactTTCCTTTGAAAGAGCAAAATTGCCCCTTTCTGATAGGGAAATTGCCCCTTTCTGATAGGGAAATTGCAATCATGAGTGTATTATAGATGagcttaatttttcttctatttttgggCTTGGCAATAGAGAAGTAGCTGAGTTCTTGACATTCTCTGCAGATAATCTGTAAACAGGAAAAGAGTAGCTTTGTTAGAGGAGTTAGATGTTGGTGATGGGTATTGCTGGCAGCGATGTTAGGAGCCAGATTGCCTGGCACCAAAGCCCCAGCATTAGAGAAGTTGGTGTCCCCCAAAAGACTGTAAACAAATCCTCTGATAATACAGTAATCCCAGCAGGGGGGATCAGGTGAGTTTAAGCAGAGATCCGAAACAATTGAGGATCAGTGAGAATGCTCCTAATCTTATTCACGTTTGAGtttctttaaatttgtgtttaaaaacCCAATAGTGCTTTGTAATATGTATGCTCATCTGTTTCACTGCAGACATATCTTTGTATAAAAAGTGAACCATAACTTTCTAGTTAATTACTATCTATGGTTTTCAGTTGGTCACACACAAGGCCCTTCCAAGGAATTGCCTTTtatcactttccttcttttcGCCTTATCAGCAGCAATGAGGAAGCAGTGCTGTTCATTTTAGCCCTGGAGTGGTAGCAAACACTGCAAAGCTACAGAGGCCCCTGTTCTGAAGCAAGTCTAATTCCGCGGAGAGAAATCTGATAGAACGTGAATTCTCCCAATAGCTTTGTATGTCCCACATTTCCCTTAGGTATGTCTTGGTTTTCATAGAAATTGGAACTATTCCCCACTTCGGATCATAGGGCAATCAGCACCGAGATAACTAACACCATTTGCCTTTCTACATTTTCATACttgttttcgttttttaaaaactgtgcttTCCCTTTTTgtcatttagaaaagaaactgGACTTGGCCTCAGTGGACTTGTCGAAGATGAGAGTAGCGGAGCTGAAACAGATACTGAACAGCTGGGGAGAAGAATGCAGGGCCTGCGCAGAAAAATCCGACTACGTGAATCTGATCAAAGAACTGGCACCCAAGTATGCAGCGATGCACCCCAAAACAGAACTCTGACCCTTGGAGGCCAGTGCACCATTGATTGTAATGTGAGACAAAATGACCCTCTAGGATGTGGACGTGTTGGTTAAGAGTAACCAGGAGTTGCGCTGTGTATGGTCAcatactttttgttttcatgcTACACCTCAGCATTGGCTACTTGGGTTTATAAGTAAAACTGTTAATATTAGTGGTATCTCACATTTAGGGTACCAAAACCTAAAAGTGcctttctcataattttcttGTAAGAACTGTGTGAATTATCATTGCCTATCTcctaaaactgggaaaaaatgaacCACTGAAAACTTGTTGGAGTAAATGGATCCTAAGAAGGAAGAGAGCGCTCGGAGGCCCTTTCCGTGcactaatttttaattaaatatattggATTAGGACAAAAGAAACAACGTTTACCTTCTCGAACTCCAAACTTGAACCCAAAATAAGAATCTGGCATAATCAAAAGTTTTTTAATTAgtaaactttgtatttttaagtgCAGATCACTCTATGCTCTAGCCGTCTTTTGGTGTCAGAAATGGAAAGACAGGAGGCACCATATGAAATTAGTGTTTCCTGTATGAAGAAAACCTATTTAAAATCTGTATAAAACT
Coding sequences:
- the CDNF gene encoding cerebral dopamine neurotrophic factor, translating into MWCTNPAAMVAFCAGLWVFNPVPARGQEAGGRPGADCEVCKEFLNRFYNSLITRGVSFSLDTIEKELIDFCLDVKGKEHRLCYYLGATKDAATKILSEVIRPMSVHMPAVKICEKLKKMDSQICELKYEKKLDLASVDLSKMRVAELKQILNSWGEECRACAEKSDYVNLIKELAPKYAAMHPKTEL